One genomic region from Myripristis murdjan chromosome 7, fMyrMur1.1, whole genome shotgun sequence encodes:
- the LOC115362116 gene encoding interferon-induced protein 44-like, which translates to LSPPSPTFSEPWREIRWRDKDTELQYVRNYKPKRHDVKHLRMLVHGPVGAGKSSFINSVDSVLRGRIAGRALAAAQVTTSFTKQYKTYKIPKGQPGEFYPFVLNDTMGLEMKEDRGVHPEDIKLAMEGHVKDGYTFNPASKLSSDSLYYNAEPTKNDKVHVLVCVVPADKVALMTKDDVRKMTDIRRAASELGIPQLAVITKIDLACPEIHKDLKNVYKSKYLKDKMQKFSDFAGIPMNCIFPVKNYSEESDMKDEVDSLILSVLRRIIDFGEDFISDMET; encoded by the exons agacaaagacacagagctgCAGTACGTGAGGAATTACAAACCCAAAAGACATGATGTCAAGCATCTGAGAATGCTGGTTCATGGTCCAGTTGGAGCTGGAAAATCCAGTTTCATCAACTCTGTCGACAGTGTCCTACGAGGAAGAATCGCAGGCAGAGCTTTGGCTGCGGCACAAGTCACTACAAGTTTCACCAAGCAG TACAAAACCTACAAAATCCCAAAAGGACAGCCTGGAGAATTTTACCCTTTTGTCCTCAATGACACTATGGGTCTTGAGAtgaaggaggacagaggagtccATCCAGAGGACATCAAACTGGCCATGGAGGGACATGTGAAAGATGGTTACACG tTCAATCCTGCATCTAAGCTGTCATCTGACAGTCTGTATTACAACGCAGAACCAACTAAGAATGACAAAGTTcatgttctggtgtgtgttgtgcctGCTGACAAAGTGGCTCTAATGACTAAAGATGATGTGAGGAAGATGACGGACATCAGAAGGGCGGCCAGTGAGCTGG gAATTCCCCAGCTGGCCGTCATCACCAAAATTGATTTAGCCTGCCCAGAGATCCACAAAGATCTGAAGAATGTCTATAAGAGCAAGTACCTGAAGGACAAA ATGCAGAAATTCAGTGATTTTGCTGGAATTCCAATGAACTGCATCTTTCCTGTGAAAAACTACAGTGAAGAAAGCGACATGAAAGATGAAGTTGATTCTCTGATTCTGAGCGTCCTGAGACGGATCATCGACTTTGGAGAAGACTTCATCAGCGACATGGAAACCTAA